The following proteins are encoded in a genomic region of Periophthalmus magnuspinnatus isolate fPerMag1 chromosome 10, fPerMag1.2.pri, whole genome shotgun sequence:
- the LOC117377175 gene encoding heterogeneous nuclear ribonucleoprotein A/B isoform X2 — MSDSEQQYMETNTENGYTGEDLNGAGHTEETNEGNGEGAGHDGNENGGTEGNQIDASKSEEDAGKMFVGGLSWDTSKKDLKDYFSKFGEVTDCTIKMDPVSGRSRGFGFILFKDPACVNKVLEQKEHKLDGRQIDPKKAMAMAVPKKEPVKKVFAGGINPETSKEVIEEFFGAFGEIENVELPQDPKSEKRRGFVFITFKDEATAKKVMEKKFHTVDGSTCEIKEAQPKEVYQQQQYGARGYGGRGGRGARQGQGWNHGYNNYNWNPGYNQGYGYGQGYGYGGYGGYDYSAGYYGYGGSYDYSLK; from the exons ATGTCCGACTCCGAGCAGCAGTACATGGAAACAAACACAGAGAACGGGTACACGGGCGAGGATTTAAACGGAGCCGGACACACCGAGGAAACGAACGAAGGGAACGGAGAAGGAGCCGGACACGACGGGAACGAGAACGGAGGCACCGAGGGGAATCAGATCGACGCCAGCAAGAGCGAGGAGGATGCCGG GAAAATGTTTGTGGGCGGTCTCAGCTGGGACACGAGCAAGAAGGATCTCAAAGATTACTTCTCCAAATTTGGAGAGGTCACAGACTGCACCATCAAAATGGACCCTGTTTCTGGTCGATCTAGAGGGTTTGGCTTCATCCTCTTCAAAGACCCCGCTTGTGTGAACAAA GTTCTTGAACAGAAGGAACACAAGTTAGATGGACGACAGATCGACCCGAAGAAGGCCATGGCGATGGCGGTGCCGAAAAAGGAGCCGGTGAAGAAGGTGTTCGCTGGAGGCATTAATCCTGAAACTTCTAAGGAAGTGATCGAAGAGTTTTTTGGGGCGTTCGGAGAG ATTGAGAATGTCGAACTTCCACAAGATCCAAAGTCAGAAAAGAGGAGGGGCTTTGTATTCATCACGTTTAAAGATGAAGCTACCGCAAAGAAGGTGATGGAGAAGAAGTTCCACACTGTCGACGGGAGCACG tgtGAAATCAAAGAGGCTCAACCCAAGGAAGTttatcagcagcagcagtacgGGGCTCGTGGATACGGAGGACGCGGTGGAAGAGGAGCCC GCCAAGGCCAGGGTTGGAACCACGGCTACAACAATTACAACTGGAATCCGGGATACAACCAGGGCTATGGCTACGGACAAGGATACGGCTACGGAGGCTACGGTGGCTATGACTACTCTGCTGGTTATTACGGCTATGGGGGTAGCTACGACTACA GTCTAAAGTAA
- the LOC117377175 gene encoding heterogeneous nuclear ribonucleoprotein A/B isoform X1 produces MSDSEQQYMETNTENGYTGEDLNGAGHTEETNEGNGEGAGHDGNENGGTEGNQIDASKSEEDAGKMFVGGLSWDTSKKDLKDYFSKFGEVTDCTIKMDPVSGRSRGFGFILFKDPACVNKVLEQKEHKLDGRQIDPKKAMAMAVPKKEPVKKVFAGGINPETSKEVIEEFFGAFGEIENVELPQDPKSEKRRGFVFITFKDEATAKKVMEKKFHTVDGSTCEIKEAQPKEVYQQQQYGARGYGGRGGRGARQGQGWNHGYNNYNWNPGYNQGYGYGQGYGYGGYGGYDYSAGYYGYGGSYDYNQGNTSYGKTPRRGGHQSSYKPY; encoded by the exons ATGTCCGACTCCGAGCAGCAGTACATGGAAACAAACACAGAGAACGGGTACACGGGCGAGGATTTAAACGGAGCCGGACACACCGAGGAAACGAACGAAGGGAACGGAGAAGGAGCCGGACACGACGGGAACGAGAACGGAGGCACCGAGGGGAATCAGATCGACGCCAGCAAGAGCGAGGAGGATGCCGG GAAAATGTTTGTGGGCGGTCTCAGCTGGGACACGAGCAAGAAGGATCTCAAAGATTACTTCTCCAAATTTGGAGAGGTCACAGACTGCACCATCAAAATGGACCCTGTTTCTGGTCGATCTAGAGGGTTTGGCTTCATCCTCTTCAAAGACCCCGCTTGTGTGAACAAA GTTCTTGAACAGAAGGAACACAAGTTAGATGGACGACAGATCGACCCGAAGAAGGCCATGGCGATGGCGGTGCCGAAAAAGGAGCCGGTGAAGAAGGTGTTCGCTGGAGGCATTAATCCTGAAACTTCTAAGGAAGTGATCGAAGAGTTTTTTGGGGCGTTCGGAGAG ATTGAGAATGTCGAACTTCCACAAGATCCAAAGTCAGAAAAGAGGAGGGGCTTTGTATTCATCACGTTTAAAGATGAAGCTACCGCAAAGAAGGTGATGGAGAAGAAGTTCCACACTGTCGACGGGAGCACG tgtGAAATCAAAGAGGCTCAACCCAAGGAAGTttatcagcagcagcagtacgGGGCTCGTGGATACGGAGGACGCGGTGGAAGAGGAGCCC GCCAAGGCCAGGGTTGGAACCACGGCTACAACAATTACAACTGGAATCCGGGATACAACCAGGGCTATGGCTACGGACAAGGATACGGCTACGGAGGCTACGGTGGCTATGACTACTCTGCTGGTTATTACGGCTATGGGGGTAGCTACGACTACA ACCAGGGCAATACAAGCTATGGGAAAACTCCAAGACGTGGAGGCCACCAGAGTAGCTACAAGCCATACTGA
- the nme5 gene encoding nucleoside diphosphate kinase homolog 5: MEARPEARPEARPEARVYVERTLALIKPDAVHKAEEIEDVMLRSGFSIVQKRRVLLSPEQCSDFYNNQFGKTTFSSLTSFMSSGPTLAYTLAREKAIDHWRFIMGPSSISKARETQPQSLRAKYGTSDVQNAVHGSESFTDAQREIRFIFPNTVMEPFPSRANTEEYLSTRLSPALIKGLTELCRHKPADPCTWLADWLIKNNPNQLQISDGAAAGEKTQ, encoded by the exons ATGGAAGCTCGTCCTGAAGCTCGTCCTGAAGCTCGTCCTGAAGCTCGCGTTTACGTGGAAAGAACTTTAGCCTTGATTAAACCTGACGCTGTTCATAAAGCGGAGGAGATCGAGGACGTAATGCTTCGTTCCGGGTTCTCCATTGTTCAG AAGCGGCGCGTGCTGCTGAGCCCGGAGCAGTGCAGTGACTTTTATAATAATCAGTTTGGAAAGACAACTTTCTCCAGTCTGACCAGCTTCATGAGCTCTGGACCCACACTGGCCTACACCCTGGCCCGAGAGAAGGCCATTGACCACTGGAGGTTCATCATGGGACCGTCCAGCATCAGCAAGGCCCGAGAGACACAGCCTCAGAG TCTCAGAGCTAAATATGGCACATCTGACGTCCAAAACGCAGTGCACGGCAGCGAGTCTTTCACTGATGCTCAGAGGGAGATCCGCTTCATCTTCCCAAACA CTGTAATGGAGCCGTTTCCATCCAGAGCAAACACAGAGGAGTATCTGAGCACACGCCTCAGCCCCGCCCTGATAAAGGGCCTGACTGAACTGTGCAGGCACAAACCGGCCGACCCCTGT ACGTGGCTCGCAGACTGGCTCATTAAAAACAACCCAAATCAACTTCAGATCAGTGATGGAGCCGCAGCAGGAGAAAAGACACAGtga
- the phykpl gene encoding 5-phosphohydroxy-L-lysine phospho-lyase: MEFTKEKTLAMRSKLIGQSCRLFYSDDPVKIIRARGQYLFDEAGTQYLDCISNVQHVGHCHPHITEAAAAQMDLLNTNTRFLHDNIVMYAERLAATLPEKLCVFYFVNSGSEANDLALRLAQQYTQHEDVIVLDHAYHGHLKSLIDISPYKFRKLTGQKEWVHVAPLPDTYRGLYGADLPDPGQAYADAVKDLIEQVQSKGRKIAAFFAESLPSVGGQVILPNGYSAKVAEYVHSAGGVFVADEVQSGFGRVGTHFWAFQLQGEHFCPDILTMGKPMGNGHPLACVVTTPEIASAFTANGVEYFNTFGGNPVSCAIGLAVLDVIEKEDLRGNAIKVGAVLKELFRGLHSKHEIVGDVRGVGLFVGLEMVTDRKLKTPATNTAAYVVKRLKEDHIVVSTDGPWDNVLKFKPPMCFSVENAEHVAQSIDRILTDIKTTSLKLEKDDI, encoded by the exons CAGTGAAAATAATAAGAGCACGAGGACAGTATCTGTTTGACGAGGCTGGGACTCAGTATTTGGACTGCATCAGTAATGTTCAACatg TGGGACACTGTCATCCTCACATCACAGAGGCTGCAGCTGCACAGATGGACCTCCTAAACACTAACACAAGATTCTTACATGACAATATAGTGATGTACGCAGAGCGACTGGCAGCCACACTCCCTGAAAAACTCTGTGTCTTCTACTTTGTCAACTCTGG atcAGAGGCCAATGACCTGGCTCTACGCTTGGCTCAGCAGTACACTCAACATGAGGATGTTATTGTCCTTGATCA TGCATATCACGGACATCTAAAGTCTCTTATTGACATAAGCCCGTATAAGTTCAGGAAATTGACAGGACAAAAAGAATGGGTTCATGTG GCTCCTCTGCCGGACACTTACAGAGGCCTGTATGGAGCTGACCTGCCTGATCCAGGACAGGCTTATGCTGACGCAGTTAAAGATCTGATTGAACAAGTGCAAAGTAAAGGACGAAAG ATCGCTGCCTTCTTTGCCGAGTCACTACCAAGTGTTGGAGGACAGGTCATCCTGCCAAACGGATATTCTGCCAAAGTTGCAGA aTATGTGCACTCTGCTGGAGGAGTGTTTGTGGCAGATGAGGTGCAAAGCGGATTTGGACGTGTAGGAACCCACTTCTGGGCTTTCCAGCTACAGGGGGAGCATTTCTGTCCAGACATACTGACCATGGGCAAACCTATGGGCAATGGGCATCCTCTGGCTTGTGTAGTGACCACTCCTGAGATCGCCAGTGCCTTCACAGCGAACGGCGTCGAGTACTTCAACACG TTTGGAGGGAATCCAGTTTCTTGTGCGATTGGTTTAGCGGTCCTGGATGTGATTGAAAAAGAGGATCTCAGAGGAAATGCCATCAAAGTCGGAGCTGTGCTTAAAGAGTTATTCAGGGGGCTGCACTCAAAACATGAAATAGTCGGTGATGTGCG AGGTGTGGGGCTGTTTGTGGGTCTGGAGATGGTCACAGACAGAAAACTGAAGACGCCAGCGACAAACACTGCAGCTTATGTAGTAAAGAG GTTGAAGGAGGATCATATTGTGGTCAGTACAGACGGGCCCTGGGATAACGTGCTGAAGTTTAAACCTCCCATGTGCTTCAGTGTGGAGAATGCAGAACATGTGGCACAGAGCATTGACCGCATCCTCACAG ATATCAAGACCACGAGCCTTAAACTGGAAAAAGACGACATCTAA
- the rack1 gene encoding guanine nucleotide-binding protein subunit beta-2-like 1: MTEQMTVRGTLKGHSGWVTQIATTPQYPDMILSASRDKSIIMWKLTRDETNYGIPQRALKGHSHFVSDVVISSDGQFALSGAWDGTLRLWDLTTGATTRNFVGHTKDVLSVAFSADNRQIVSGSRDKTIKLWNTLGVCKYTIQDEGHSEWVSCVRFSPNSSNPIIVSCGWDKMVKVWNLANCKLKTNHIGHTGFLNTVTVSPDGSLCASGGRDGQAMLWDLNEGKHLYTLDSGDTINALCFSPNRYWLCAATGPSIKIWDLEGKIIVDELRQEVISTNSKAEPPQCTSLAWSADGQTLFAGYTDNLIRVWQVTIGTR, encoded by the exons ATGACTGAGCAGATGACCGTGAGAGGGACCCTCAAGGGCCACAGCGGATGGGTCACTCAGATCGCCACTACGCCGCAGTATCCCGACATGATCCTGTCCGCGTCCCGAG aTAAGTCCATCATCATGTGGAAACTGACCCGTGATGAGACTAACTATGGCATCCCCCAGCGCGCCCTCAAAGGTCACTCTCACTTTGTGAGTGATGTGGTCATTTCTTCTGATGGACAGTTCGCCCTGTCCGGTGCCTGGGATGGCACTCTGCGCCTGTGGGATCTTACCAC tggtGCTACAACTCGTAACTTTGTTGGCCACACGAAGGATGTGTTGAGCGTGGCGTTCTCCGCTGATAACCGTCAGATTGTGTCAGGCTCCAGAGACAAGACCATCAAGCTGTGGAACACCCTGGGAGTCTGCAAATACACCATCCAG GACGAGGGCCACAGTGAGTGGGTTTCTTGTGTGCGTTTCTCCCCCAACAGCAGTAACCCCATCATCGTCTCCTGCGGCTGGGATAAGATGGTCAAA GTGTGGAACTTGGCTAACTGCAAGCTGAAGACCAACCACATTGGTCACACAGGCTTCCTCAACACGGTGACCGTCTCCCCCGATGGCTCCCTGTGTGCGTCTGGAGGAAGG GATGGCCAGGCGATGCTGTGGGACCTGAACGAGGGCAAACACTTGTACACCCTGGACAGTGGTGACACCATCAACGCCCTGTGCTTCAGCCCCAACCGCTACTGGCTGTGCGCCGCCACCGGCCCCAGCATCAAAATCTGG gATCTGGAGGGCAAGATCATTGTGGATGAACTGAGGCAGGAAGTGATCAGCACAAACAGCAAGGCCGAGCCCCCACAATGCACCTCTCTGGCCTGGTCAGCTGATGGACAG ACGCTGTTCGCTGGCTACACCGACAACCTGATCCGTGTGTGGCAGGTCACTATTGGGACAAGATAA